Proteins encoded together in one Pseudomonas sp. Seg1 window:
- the rpmB gene encoding 50S ribosomal protein L28, producing the protein MSRVCQVTGKGPVTGNNISHANNKTRRRFLPNLQHHRFWVEEEKRFVRLRVSAKGMRIIDKRGITVVLAELRRDGKI; encoded by the coding sequence ATGTCGAGAGTATGTCAAGTTACCGGTAAGGGTCCGGTGACTGGGAATAACATTTCCCACGCAAACAACAAAACCCGTCGTCGTTTCCTGCCGAACCTGCAGCATCACCGCTTCTGGGTTGAAGAAGAGAAACGTTTCGTGCGTCTGCGCGTATCTGCCAAAGGCATGCGTATCATCGACAAGCGCGGCATCACTGTCGTGCTGGCCGAACTTCGCCGCGATGGCAAGATTTAA
- a CDS encoding peptidase inhibitor, which yields MPNYCNLNNAKFFLGDIADSDNLLAVRNAAGVKKHRLEVPDGLYNLRTDPDRIRVLVNERNEIIELICG from the coding sequence ATGCCCAACTACTGCAACCTGAATAACGCAAAATTTTTCCTCGGCGATATTGCCGACTCGGACAACCTGCTCGCTGTGCGCAATGCCGCCGGCGTGAAGAAACATCGCCTGGAAGTGCCAGACGGCCTGTACAACCTGCGCACTGATCCGGACCGAATTCGAGTGTTGGTGAACGAGCGCAACGAGATCATTGAACTCATTTGCGGTTGA
- the rpmG gene encoding 50S ribosomal protein L33, giving the protein MRELIRLISSAGTGHFYTTDKNKRTTPDKIEIKKYDPVVRKHVIYKEGKIK; this is encoded by the coding sequence ATGCGTGAATTGATTCGTTTGATCTCGAGCGCCGGTACTGGTCACTTCTACACTACCGACAAGAACAAGCGTACTACTCCGGACAAAATCGAGATCAAGAAATATGATCCGGTTGTTCGCAAGCACGTGATCTACAAGGAAGGCAAAATCAAGTAA
- a CDS encoding ABC transporter substrate-binding protein, translating into MRLAALPLLLAPLLLSPLAQAAALSVCTEASPEGFDVVQYNSLTTTNASADVLMNRLVEFDTASGKVVPSLADSWEVSTDGLTYVFKLHPQVKFHTTDYFKPSRELTAEDVKFSFDRMLDPANPWHKVAQSGFPHAQSMQLPTLIKKIDALDPLTVRFTLDHPDSTFLATLSMGFASVYSAEYADKLLKANATEKLNSQPIGTGPFVFTRFQKDAAIRYKANPDYFAGKPSVDPLIFAITPDANVRLQKLRRNECQIALSPKPLDVQAALKEPTLKVEKTDAFMTAFVGINSQHPPLDKPEVRQAINLAFDKANYIKAVFEDTAEPANGPYPPNTWSYAKNLAGYPHDVVKAKALLAKAGLKDGFQTTIWTRPSGSLLNPNPSLGAQMLQSDLAEIGIQAEIRVIEWGELIRRAKAGEHDLLFMGWAGDNGDPDNFLTPQFSCAAVKSGTNFARYCNADLDKLISAGKTTSEQGVRTKLYEQAQAQIQQQALWLPLAHPTAYALTRKDVQGYSVSPFGRQDYSKVNLK; encoded by the coding sequence ATGCGCCTCGCTGCCCTACCCCTGTTGCTCGCCCCGCTCCTGCTGAGCCCATTGGCCCAGGCCGCCGCGCTGAGCGTTTGTACCGAGGCCAGCCCTGAAGGGTTCGACGTGGTGCAGTACAACTCGCTGACCACCACCAATGCCTCGGCCGATGTGCTGATGAACCGCCTGGTGGAGTTCGACACCGCCAGCGGCAAGGTCGTCCCGAGCCTGGCTGACAGCTGGGAAGTCAGCACCGACGGCCTGACCTACGTATTCAAGCTACATCCACAGGTGAAGTTTCACACGACCGATTACTTCAAGCCGAGCCGTGAACTGACCGCTGAAGACGTCAAATTCAGCTTCGACCGCATGCTCGACCCGGCGAACCCTTGGCATAAAGTCGCCCAGAGTGGCTTCCCGCATGCGCAGTCGATGCAGTTGCCGACGCTGATCAAGAAGATCGACGCACTGGATCCGCTGACCGTGCGCTTCACCCTTGATCACCCGGACTCGACCTTCCTGGCAACGCTGAGCATGGGCTTCGCCTCGGTCTATTCCGCCGAATACGCCGACAAGTTATTGAAAGCCAACGCGACCGAAAAGCTCAACAGTCAGCCGATCGGCACCGGCCCGTTCGTCTTCACCCGCTTCCAGAAAGACGCCGCCATCCGCTACAAGGCCAACCCGGACTATTTCGCCGGCAAGCCATCGGTTGACCCGCTGATCTTCGCCATCACCCCGGACGCCAACGTGCGCCTGCAAAAACTGCGACGTAACGAATGCCAGATCGCCCTGTCGCCGAAGCCACTGGACGTACAGGCTGCGCTGAAAGAACCGACACTGAAAGTCGAAAAGACTGACGCCTTCATGACCGCTTTCGTCGGCATCAACAGCCAGCATCCACCGCTGGACAAGCCGGAAGTGCGCCAGGCGATCAACCTCGCCTTCGACAAGGCCAACTACATCAAAGCCGTGTTCGAAGACACCGCCGAACCCGCCAACGGCCCTTACCCGCCGAACACCTGGAGCTACGCGAAAAACCTGGCGGGCTACCCGCACGACGTCGTGAAAGCCAAAGCGCTGCTGGCCAAGGCCGGTTTGAAAGACGGTTTCCAGACCACTATCTGGACGCGGCCGTCCGGCAGCCTGCTCAACCCGAATCCGAGCCTCGGCGCACAGATGTTGCAGTCGGATCTGGCGGAGATCGGCATTCAGGCGGAAATCCGCGTAATCGAATGGGGCGAGTTGATTCGCCGCGCCAAGGCTGGCGAGCATGACCTGTTGTTCATGGGCTGGGCCGGTGACAACGGCGATCCGGACAACTTCCTCACACCGCAGTTTTCCTGTGCAGCGGTCAAGTCCGGCACCAACTTCGCCCGTTATTGCAATGCTGACCTGGACAAACTGATCAGCGCTGGCAAGACCACTAGCGAGCAAGGTGTTCGCACCAAGCTGTACGAACAGGCACAGGCGCAGATTCAGCAGCAGGCGCTGTGGCTGCCGCTGGCGCACCCGACCGCGTACGCACTGACCCGCAAGGATGTGCAGGGTTACTCGGTTAGCCCGTTCGGGCGCCAGGACTATTCCAAGGTCAATCTCAAATAA
- the radC gene encoding DNA repair protein RadC: MSIRDWPAAERPRERLLEQGSASLSDAELLAIFLRTGVVGKSAVDLARHLLNQFGSLRLLLEADQEAFSKQLGLGPAKFAQLQAAQEMNRRYLAERSRREPALENPQAVRDYLKSMLRHEPHEVFGCLFLDSRHQVLTFEALFRGSIDNTSVHPREVVKRALANNAAAVILCHNHPSGNTDPSQADKLLTKRLQKALELIDVRILDHFIIGEGEPLSMAECGWM, translated from the coding sequence ATGAGTATTCGCGATTGGCCAGCGGCGGAACGGCCGCGGGAACGGTTACTTGAACAGGGCTCTGCGAGCCTTTCGGACGCCGAGTTACTGGCGATTTTTTTGCGCACGGGAGTCGTTGGAAAAAGCGCAGTGGACTTGGCGCGACACTTGTTGAATCAGTTCGGCAGCCTGCGTTTGTTGCTTGAGGCCGATCAGGAAGCATTCAGCAAACAGTTGGGACTGGGGCCGGCAAAGTTTGCACAGTTGCAGGCTGCTCAAGAAATGAACCGCCGGTATCTGGCCGAGCGCTCACGCAGAGAGCCGGCGCTGGAGAATCCGCAGGCTGTTCGCGATTACCTCAAATCCATGCTCCGACACGAGCCGCACGAGGTGTTTGGTTGCCTGTTTCTGGATTCCAGGCACCAAGTGTTGACGTTCGAGGCGCTGTTTCGCGGCTCGATCGACAACACCAGTGTGCATCCGCGTGAAGTGGTGAAGCGTGCATTGGCGAATAACGCCGCGGCGGTGATCCTCTGCCATAACCATCCGTCGGGCAATACCGATCCGAGTCAGGCGGACAAGCTGCTCACCAAGCGTTTGCAGAAGGCGCTGGAGCTGATTGATGTGCGGATTCTGGATCACTTCATCATTGGCGAAGGGGAGCCCCTGTCGATGGCGGAGTGTGGCTGGATGTAG
- a CDS encoding cupin domain-containing protein, translating into MNIQNVVDISLTGSEAERYRPDPAKVLKGDPEQAVFHQYESPCGQMGVGVWEGAVGQWTVNYTEHEYCEILQGVSVLRDSDGNAKTLRVGDRFVIPAGFRGTWEVLEACRKIYVIFEQKG; encoded by the coding sequence ATGAACATCCAGAACGTCGTCGACATCAGCCTGACCGGCAGCGAAGCCGAACGCTATCGCCCGGACCCGGCCAAAGTGCTCAAGGGCGACCCCGAACAAGCCGTGTTCCATCAATACGAAAGCCCTTGTGGGCAAATGGGTGTCGGCGTGTGGGAAGGCGCAGTCGGGCAATGGACGGTGAATTACACCGAGCATGAGTATTGCGAGATCCTGCAGGGAGTTTCGGTGCTGCGTGACAGCGATGGCAATGCCAAGACCTTGCGTGTTGGCGACCGCTTTGTGATTCCGGCTGGCTTCCGTGGCACTTGGGAAGTGCTGGAGGCGTGCCGCAAGATCTATGTGATCTTTGAACAGAAGGGCTGA
- a CDS encoding aldehyde dehydrogenase yields the protein MTTLTRADWEQRARDLKIEGRAYLNGEYTDAVSGETFECISPVDGRLLGKIASCDAADAQRAVENARATFNSGVWSRLAPTKRKATMIRFAGLLKQHAEELALLETLDMGKPISDSLYIDVPGAAQALSWSGEAIDKIYDEVAATPHDQLGLVTREPVGVVGAIVPWNFPLMMACWKLGPALSTGNSVILKPSEKSPLTAIRIAALAVEAGIPKGVLNVLPGYGHTVGKALALHNDVDTLVFTGSTKIAKQLMIYSGESNMKRVWLEAGGKSPNIVFADAPDLQAAAESAASAIAFNQGEVCTAGSRLLVERSIKDKFLPMVIEALKTWKPGNPLDPATNVGALVDTQQMNTVLSYIESGHADGAKLVAGGKRILQETGGTYVEPTIFDGVSNAMKIAQEEIFGPVLSVIAFDTAEEAIQIANDTPYGLAAAVWTQDISKAHLTAKALRAGSVWVNQYDGGDMTAPFGGFKQSGNGRDKSLHAFDKYTELKATWIKL from the coding sequence ATGACCACCCTGACTCGTGCCGATTGGGAACAACGCGCCCGCGACCTGAAGATCGAAGGCCGCGCCTACCTCAACGGCGAATATACCGACGCCGTTTCCGGCGAGACCTTCGAGTGCATCAGCCCGGTCGATGGCCGTCTGCTGGGCAAGATTGCCAGCTGTGACGCCGCCGACGCCCAGCGCGCCGTGGAAAACGCCCGCGCCACCTTCAATTCCGGCGTCTGGTCGCGCCTGGCACCGACCAAACGCAAAGCCACCATGATCCGTTTCGCCGGCCTGCTCAAGCAGCACGCCGAAGAGCTGGCCCTGCTCGAAACCCTCGATATGGGCAAACCGATCAGTGACTCGTTGTACATCGACGTTCCGGGCGCGGCGCAAGCGCTGAGCTGGAGCGGTGAGGCGATCGACAAGATCTACGACGAAGTCGCGGCCACCCCGCACGATCAACTGGGTCTGGTGACCCGCGAGCCGGTCGGCGTGGTTGGCGCCATCGTGCCGTGGAACTTCCCGCTGATGATGGCCTGCTGGAAGCTCGGCCCGGCGCTGTCGACGGGTAACTCGGTGATCCTCAAGCCGTCGGAAAAATCCCCGCTGACCGCCATCCGCATCGCCGCGCTGGCAGTCGAAGCCGGCATCCCGAAAGGCGTGCTCAACGTGCTGCCGGGTTACGGTCACACCGTTGGCAAGGCGTTGGCCCTGCACAACGATGTCGACACTCTGGTGTTCACCGGTTCGACCAAGATCGCCAAGCAACTGATGATCTACTCCGGCGAATCGAACATGAAACGCGTCTGGCTGGAAGCCGGTGGCAAGAGCCCGAACATCGTCTTTGCCGATGCGCCGGATCTGCAGGCTGCTGCCGAATCCGCCGCCAGCGCCATCGCCTTCAACCAGGGCGAAGTGTGCACCGCCGGTTCGCGTCTGCTGGTCGAGCGTTCGATCAAGGACAAATTCCTGCCGATGGTCATTGAGGCGCTGAAAACCTGGAAACCGGGCAATCCGCTGGATCCGGCGACCAACGTTGGCGCGCTGGTCGATACCCAGCAGATGAACACCGTGCTGTCGTACATCGAATCCGGTCATGCCGATGGCGCCAAACTGGTGGCCGGTGGCAAGCGCATCCTTCAGGAAACCGGCGGCACGTATGTTGAGCCAACGATTTTCGACGGCGTGAGCAACGCCATGAAGATCGCTCAGGAAGAGATCTTCGGGCCGGTGCTGTCGGTCATCGCTTTTGATACAGCCGAAGAGGCGATCCAGATTGCCAACGACACGCCTTATGGCCTCGCCGCTGCGGTGTGGACTCAGGACATCTCCAAGGCACACCTGACCGCCAAGGCACTGCGCGCCGGCAGCGTGTGGGTCAACCAGTACGACGGCGGCGACATGACCGCGCCATTCGGCGGCTTCAAGCAGTCGGGAAACGGTCGCGATAAATCGCTGCACGCGTTCGACAAGTACACCGAGCTGAAAGCGACGTGGATCAAGCTGTAA
- the coaBC gene encoding bifunctional phosphopantothenoylcysteine decarboxylase/phosphopantothenate--cysteine ligase CoaBC: MQRLYRKRIVLGVGGGIAAYKSADLVRRLIDQGAEVRVVMTHGGAEFITPLTMQALSGHPVHLDLLDPAAEAAMGHIELAKWADLVLIAPATADLLARLAQGIANDLLTTLVLATDAVVAVAPAMNQAMWRDPATQANLQLLESRGLKTFGPASGSQACGDVGMGRMMEATDLAQCAADCFQRQALTGKHVVITAGPTQENIDPVRYITNHSSGKMGFALAEAAVEAGARVTLISGPVHLPTPDRVTRIDVVSARDMLAACEAAIPCDVFISSAAVADYRPEVVAPQKLKKDPTSGDGFVLQMVRNPDILATIATRPDRPFSVGFAAETEHLLDYAARKLKDKNLDLIVANDVANPSIGFNSEENACSVIDRELHATVFAQTSKSKIARQLVTFIAERLNQV; the protein is encoded by the coding sequence ATGCAGCGGCTGTATCGGAAACGCATCGTTCTGGGCGTCGGCGGCGGCATTGCAGCCTACAAGAGCGCCGATCTGGTTCGACGCCTGATCGACCAGGGTGCCGAGGTGCGCGTGGTCATGACCCATGGCGGTGCCGAGTTCATCACCCCGCTGACCATGCAGGCCCTGTCCGGGCACCCGGTCCACCTGGATCTGCTCGACCCGGCCGCTGAAGCGGCGATGGGCCACATCGAATTGGCCAAGTGGGCCGATCTGGTGCTGATCGCCCCGGCCACCGCCGACCTGCTCGCCCGTCTGGCCCAAGGCATTGCCAACGATCTGCTGACGACTCTGGTGCTGGCCACCGATGCCGTCGTGGCCGTTGCGCCGGCGATGAATCAGGCGATGTGGCGCGACCCGGCCACCCAGGCCAACCTGCAACTTCTGGAAAGCCGTGGCCTGAAGACCTTCGGCCCAGCCTCCGGCAGCCAGGCCTGCGGCGACGTCGGCATGGGCCGGATGATGGAAGCCACCGATCTGGCGCAGTGCGCGGCAGACTGCTTCCAGCGTCAGGCACTGACCGGCAAGCACGTAGTGATTACCGCCGGCCCGACCCAGGAAAACATCGACCCGGTGCGCTACATCACCAACCACAGCTCCGGAAAAATGGGCTTTGCCCTGGCCGAAGCCGCAGTAGAGGCCGGCGCCCGCGTGACCCTGATCAGCGGCCCGGTGCATCTGCCAACACCAGATCGCGTCACCCGCATCGACGTGGTCAGCGCCCGGGACATGCTCGCCGCGTGCGAAGCCGCGATCCCGTGTGATGTGTTTATCTCTTCGGCAGCGGTCGCGGACTACCGCCCGGAAGTCGTTGCCCCGCAAAAGCTCAAGAAAGACCCTACGAGCGGTGACGGCTTCGTCCTGCAAATGGTGCGTAACCCGGACATCCTGGCCACCATCGCGACCCGTCCCGACCGTCCGTTCAGTGTCGGCTTCGCCGCCGAGACCGAACATCTGCTCGACTACGCTGCACGCAAGCTGAAGGACAAGAATCTCGATTTGATCGTCGCCAACGACGTCGCCAACCCGAGCATCGGTTTCAACAGCGAAGAAAACGCCTGCAGCGTGATTGACCGTGAGCTGCACGCCACGGTTTTCGCCCAGACCAGCAAGAGCAAGATCGCTCGCCAACTGGTCACTTTTATCGCCGAACGTCTGAACCAGGTTTAA
- the dut gene encoding dUTP diphosphatase encodes MHALQAKILDPRIGTEFPLPQYATPGSAGLDLRAMLEQDIVIKPGETVLIPTGLSVYIGDPNLAALILPRSGMGHKHGIVLGNLVGLIDSDYQGPLMVSCWNRGQTDFTMTVGERLAQLVLVPVVQAHFEMVEEFVETERGTGGFGHTGTK; translated from the coding sequence ATGCACGCTTTGCAAGCCAAAATCCTCGACCCACGCATCGGCACCGAATTCCCGCTGCCGCAATACGCCACCCCGGGCTCCGCCGGCCTCGACCTGCGCGCCATGCTGGAACAGGACATCGTGATCAAGCCGGGTGAAACCGTGCTGATCCCTACCGGTCTGTCGGTGTACATCGGCGATCCGAACCTCGCCGCGCTGATCCTGCCGCGCTCGGGCATGGGCCACAAACACGGCATCGTGCTGGGCAACCTCGTCGGTCTGATCGACTCCGACTATCAGGGTCCGCTGATGGTGTCCTGCTGGAACCGTGGCCAGACCGACTTCACCATGACCGTCGGCGAACGTCTGGCGCAATTGGTGCTGGTACCGGTGGTGCAGGCGCACTTCGAAATGGTTGAAGAGTTCGTCGAAACTGAACGCGGCACTGGCGGTTTCGGCCATACCGGCACGAAATAA